A window of Psychromonas sp. CNPT3 contains these coding sequences:
- a CDS encoding DEAD/DEAH box helicase codes for MYTLRPYQQDSVQATLHYFRKHNTPAVLALSTGAGKSLIIAELARLAKGRVLVLAHVKELVQQNHAKYESYALKASIFSAGLGRKETDKKVVFASVQSIANSLDQFTEQFSLLVIDECHRVPLDEDSAYQRVINHLKTRNANLKVLGLTATPYRLGLGWIYQYHTRGQVRSTEKRFFRDCIFDLPIRFLLEEKYLTEPKVLDMAIMGYDFSALKSSSTGHYQEQDLNAVINKAIRVTPQIIKQVIEYSHDRKGVMIFASTVAHAQEIMGYLSMQNAALIIGDTESIERDRIINAFKAQKIKYLVNVSVLTTGFDAPHVDLIAILRPTASLSLYQQIVGRGLRLFAGKTECLVLEYAGNHYDLYQPEVGEPRPDSDSEMVTIPCPACSFKNNFWAKVDPAGFVIEHYGRQCQGYSEDALGERIICGYRFRAKICEMCGCANDIAARRCSQCEHILVDADKKLRDALNLKDAMLLTCVDMQLKAGKNKFGKAQLQVTYIGDDNAKIHETWQLGTVRQKKDFLARFIASHLIDRHREFTESAPSKVIRYQHRLRHPEMIIAKKEGRFWKVRDKLFDLDFYKS; via the coding sequence TAGCGTGCAAGCCACGTTACATTATTTTCGTAAACACAATACGCCAGCAGTGCTTGCGCTATCAACTGGAGCTGGCAAAAGTTTGATCATCGCTGAGCTCGCGCGTTTAGCGAAAGGGCGCGTTTTAGTGCTGGCGCATGTGAAAGAATTAGTACAGCAGAACCATGCTAAATATGAAAGTTATGCATTAAAAGCCTCTATATTTTCAGCGGGGCTCGGGCGTAAAGAAACCGATAAAAAAGTGGTTTTTGCCTCGGTGCAATCCATTGCTAATAGTTTGGATCAGTTTACGGAGCAATTTTCCTTGCTGGTGATCGATGAATGTCACCGCGTCCCATTAGATGAAGACAGTGCTTATCAGCGCGTCATAAATCATCTTAAAACGCGCAATGCAAACTTAAAAGTATTAGGTTTGACGGCAACGCCGTATCGATTAGGACTTGGTTGGATTTATCAATACCACACGAGAGGGCAAGTGCGGAGCACAGAAAAACGTTTTTTCCGTGACTGTATTTTTGATTTGCCGATCCGATTTTTACTCGAAGAGAAATACTTAACAGAGCCTAAAGTATTAGATATGGCGATCATGGGCTATGATTTTTCGGCGCTTAAAAGCTCATCAACAGGGCATTACCAAGAGCAAGATTTGAATGCGGTGATAAACAAAGCAATAAGAGTAACCCCGCAAATTATTAAGCAGGTAATTGAGTACAGTCATGATCGTAAAGGGGTGATGATTTTTGCCTCTACGGTCGCGCATGCACAAGAGATCATGGGCTATTTAAGCATGCAAAATGCAGCCTTGATCATTGGTGATACCGAGAGTATTGAGCGGGATCGTATTATTAATGCGTTTAAAGCGCAAAAAATAAAATATTTAGTCAATGTGTCTGTCTTAACCACCGGGTTTGATGCCCCGCATGTGGACTTGATAGCGATATTACGTCCCACCGCATCACTTAGTTTATATCAGCAAATAGTGGGGCGTGGTCTGCGCTTGTTTGCGGGTAAAACTGAATGTTTAGTTTTGGAATATGCGGGCAATCATTATGACTTATACCAGCCTGAAGTCGGAGAGCCAAGACCCGATAGTGACAGTGAAATGGTCACTATCCCGTGTCCTGCTTGCTCTTTTAAAAACAATTTTTGGGCTAAAGTGGATCCGGCGGGATTTGTTATTGAGCATTATGGGCGTCAATGCCAAGGCTACTCCGAAGATGCGCTTGGGGAACGTATTATCTGTGGTTATCGATTTCGGGCGAAAATATGTGAAATGTGTGGCTGTGCTAATGATATTGCGGCGCGGCGCTGCTCGCAGTGCGAACATATTCTCGTTGATGCAGATAAAAAATTACGTGATGCTTTAAATTTAAAAGATGCAATGCTGTTAACCTGCGTGGATATGCAGTTAAAGGCGGGTAAAAACAAATTTGGGAAAGCGCAGTTACAAGTGACCTATATTGGGGACGATAACGCTAAAATCCATGAAACATGGCAACTTGGCACGGTACGTCAGAAAAAAGACTTTCTCGCGCGTTTTATCGCCTCGCATTTAATTGATAGGCACCGTGAATTTACAGAGAGTGCGCCCAGTAAAGTGATCAGATATCAGCATAGATTACGTCATCCAGAGATGATCATTGCCAAAAAAGAGGGGCGTTTTTGGAAAGTCCGAGACAAATTATTTGATCTGGATTTTTATAAATCTTAA
- the tdh gene encoding L-threonine 3-dehydrogenase produces the protein MKIKALSKLKAEVGIWMCDVDKPQPGHNDLLIKIRKTAICGTDIHIYNWDEWSQKTIPVPMVVGHEYVGEVVAMGQEVRGYEIGDRVSGEGHITCGFCRNCRAGRTHLCRNTIGVGVNRTGAFAEYLVIPAFNAFKIPDDISDDLAAIFDPFGNAVHSALSFDLVGEDVLITGAGPIGIMAAAVAKHVGARHVVITDVNEYRLDLARKMGVTRAVNVANEKLEDVMAELNMTEGFDVGLEMSGVPMAFNSMLKNLTHGGKVALLGIPPSDMSVDWNMIIFKGLLIKGIYGREMFETWYKMGSLLQSGLDISALITHVYPIDEFQKGFDTMRSGLSGKVILDWTK, from the coding sequence ATGAAAATCAAAGCATTATCAAAGTTAAAAGCGGAAGTTGGTATCTGGATGTGTGACGTTGATAAACCACAACCAGGGCATAATGACTTACTGATCAAAATACGTAAAACGGCCATTTGTGGTACAGATATTCATATTTACAATTGGGATGAATGGTCGCAAAAAACCATCCCTGTGCCAATGGTTGTCGGCCATGAGTATGTGGGCGAAGTCGTTGCGATGGGCCAAGAAGTGCGTGGTTATGAGATAGGTGATAGGGTCTCAGGTGAAGGCCATATTACCTGTGGATTTTGCCGTAACTGCCGCGCTGGGCGTACGCATCTATGTCGTAATACTATCGGCGTTGGTGTCAATCGTACTGGCGCTTTTGCCGAGTACTTAGTGATCCCTGCTTTTAATGCGTTTAAAATCCCTGATGATATTTCAGATGATTTAGCGGCTATTTTTGACCCGTTTGGTAATGCGGTGCACAGTGCACTTTCTTTTGATTTAGTGGGTGAAGATGTATTGATCACCGGCGCTGGTCCGATTGGTATTATGGCAGCCGCCGTTGCAAAACACGTAGGTGCTCGCCATGTTGTTATTACTGATGTGAATGAATACCGCTTAGATTTAGCGCGAAAAATGGGCGTTACACGCGCTGTGAATGTGGCGAATGAAAAGCTTGAAGATGTCATGGCGGAACTGAACATGACGGAAGGTTTTGATGTGGGCCTCGAAATGTCGGGCGTGCCGATGGCTTTTAACTCTATGCTTAAAAACCTTACTCATGGAGGTAAAGTTGCGTTACTTGGGATCCCGCCATCGGATATGAGTGTCGATTGGAATATGATCATATTTAAAGGATTGCTGATCAAAGGTATTTATGGCCGAGAAATGTTCGAAACTTGGTATAAAATGGGCAGTTTATTGCAATCTGGCTTAGATATCAGTGCGTTGATCACACATGTGTACCCAATCGATGAGTTTCAAAAAGGCTTTGATACCATGCGTTCCGGTTTATCAGGGAAAGTTATTTTAGATTGGACAAAATAA
- a CDS encoding DUF3014 domain-containing protein has product MRNSQKKHSGAIKRNVIIILALLCIAIGSYSYFFSQVPQQLAIEQTQEEKISDTLETNLNTEKPLSDKVLDEQSRVKADLIVATPKITPIIKTVVAVAPKKRASKVLPQLDNSDPLLIQKSRSFLRNSEQRRLLINIGIVRNFVVFIDNFSRGILLTQFSNFNAPQQRFLIEKQDHNLFLNKKSYQRYDIYANVIANMNTALVIKEYKKLQPLFDEAYSDLGYPKNAFNATLSLAIENVLQAPILEGNILLVAPSVMYRFADEDLESLPATQKLLIRMGPDNSIKIKHKLREIQRALDKLSN; this is encoded by the coding sequence ATGCGAAATAGCCAAAAAAAACATTCAGGCGCAATTAAAAGAAATGTCATTATTATCTTAGCGTTGTTGTGCATTGCTATAGGCAGTTATTCCTATTTTTTCAGTCAAGTTCCACAGCAACTCGCTATCGAGCAAACCCAAGAAGAAAAAATTAGCGACACGCTAGAGACAAACTTAAACACTGAAAAACCACTTTCCGATAAAGTGCTTGATGAGCAGAGTCGCGTTAAAGCGGACCTCATTGTGGCAACGCCAAAAATAACGCCGATCATTAAAACCGTAGTAGCTGTCGCCCCCAAAAAACGAGCATCGAAAGTCTTACCTCAACTCGATAATTCAGATCCGTTACTCATTCAAAAAAGTCGCTCTTTTTTAAGAAATTCAGAGCAAAGACGTTTACTTATCAACATTGGGATAGTGCGTAATTTTGTGGTCTTTATCGATAACTTTTCTCGCGGTATATTACTCACTCAATTTAGTAATTTTAATGCACCACAGCAACGTTTTTTAATTGAAAAACAAGATCATAATTTATTCCTCAATAAAAAGAGCTACCAACGCTATGACATCTATGCAAATGTCATTGCAAATATGAACACCGCTTTGGTAATTAAAGAATATAAAAAATTACAACCTTTATTCGATGAAGCTTATAGTGATCTTGGATACCCAAAAAATGCGTTTAATGCCACGCTGTCACTCGCCATTGAAAACGTATTACAAGCACCTATCCTTGAAGGCAATATCCTGTTGGTCGCCCCCTCTGTGATGTATCGCTTTGCTGATGAAGATTTAGAGTCCTTACCCGCAACGCAAAAACTGCTCATTAGAATGGGCCCAGATAATAGCATCAAAATTAAACATAAATTAAGAGAGATCCAACGCGCTTTAGATAAGTTAAGCAACTGA
- a CDS encoding glycine C-acetyltransferase: protein MSQKFYQQMKDQLAQVRAEGLYKSERLISSAQNASVTLEGGAKVVNFCANNYLGLANHPTLIEAAKQGLDNQGFGMASVRFICGTQDKHKELEAKLATFLGKEDTILYTSCFDANAGLFETLLNAEDAIISDALNHASIIDGVRLCKAQRFRYANNDMDALEVQLKAADAAGVRHKLIVTDGVFSMDGIVANLPAICDLADKYDALVMVDDSHAVGFMGENGRGTHEFHNVMQRVDIITGTLGKAMGGASGGYTVAKKEVVDWLRQRSRPYLFSNSLAPCIVSASIAVIDLLAQSGGLREQLWENSRQFRERMSVAGFTLAGQDHAIIPIMLGDAKVAAEFAQRALEKGIFVVAFSFPVVPKGQARIRTQMSAAHTQAQLDKAINVFIEVGKEMNLI, encoded by the coding sequence ATGTCTCAAAAATTTTATCAACAAATGAAAGATCAATTAGCGCAAGTGCGAGCGGAAGGTCTCTATAAATCAGAGCGTCTTATTAGCTCTGCACAAAATGCCAGTGTCACACTTGAAGGTGGCGCCAAGGTTGTTAATTTCTGTGCTAATAATTATCTGGGCTTAGCGAATCATCCAACATTGATTGAGGCCGCTAAACAAGGGTTAGATAACCAAGGTTTTGGTATGGCATCAGTACGTTTTATTTGTGGTACACAAGATAAGCATAAAGAACTCGAAGCTAAACTCGCTACTTTTTTAGGTAAAGAAGACACCATCCTTTATACCTCGTGTTTTGATGCCAATGCAGGGTTATTTGAAACCTTATTAAATGCCGAAGATGCCATTATTTCAGATGCATTAAATCATGCCTCTATTATCGATGGCGTGCGTTTATGTAAAGCGCAACGCTTTCGCTATGCCAACAATGATATGGACGCGTTAGAGGTGCAATTGAAAGCGGCGGATGCTGCGGGTGTTCGTCATAAGTTAATTGTGACGGATGGCGTTTTTTCGATGGACGGTATCGTTGCCAATCTACCTGCTATTTGTGATCTTGCGGATAAATATGATGCATTAGTAATGGTTGATGACTCACATGCCGTTGGTTTTATGGGTGAAAATGGTCGAGGTACTCATGAATTTCATAATGTGATGCAACGTGTTGATATTATTACCGGTACATTAGGCAAAGCGATGGGCGGCGCCTCGGGTGGTTATACGGTTGCCAAAAAAGAAGTGGTTGATTGGTTACGTCAACGCTCTCGTCCTTACCTTTTCTCTAATTCATTAGCGCCTTGTATTGTGAGCGCCTCTATTGCGGTGATTGATTTATTGGCACAAAGTGGCGGACTACGCGAGCAATTATGGGAAAACTCGCGTCAATTTCGTGAGCGTATGAGTGTTGCTGGATTTACGTTGGCAGGCCAAGATCATGCCATTATCCCTATCATGTTAGGTGATGCAAAAGTGGCCGCTGAATTTGCGCAACGCGCATTAGAAAAGGGTATTTTTGTGGTTGCCTTTTCGTTTCCTGTGGTGCCTAAAGGCCAAGCACGGATCCGCACCCAAATGTCAGCTGCACATACACAAGCACAATTAGATAAAGCAATTAATGTCTTTATTGAAGTGGGCAAAGAGATGAACTTAATTTAG